The following DNA comes from Acidobacteriota bacterium.
GGGCTGTGTCCAAATCGCCTTTGGCTATCTCGCCGGATCGGTTCGTGTGAAGGGTCAATAGTTTGTCCCCGCCAAACTCGGAGGGGTAGGTCTTTTGCAGGTAGTCGGCCACATCGTCGGCTTCGCTGGTGTCGTTCATCATGACAAACAGGATCGGTTTCTTGCCAAGAGGAGCCAATTGATCGCGGTATTCGCGCCAACGATTCGCGCCCGCCGTGAGGTAGGCTTTATAGCGGGTGCTGGCAACCAATGAAGTAATTTCGTGAATGCCGCTCGTGAGTCCCTTGACGGGCCGTTTTACAATGCCGTCAATGATTGCTTGTTTGAGGGGATAGTCCGAGACTGTCCAAGAGAAAAGGCTGCCCTTCTGGTAACGGGGGGTAGCCGTAAAGTCTAATTGCGCGGTGAGGCCGCCCCTCACCGACTCATACAATCGCCGGATAATCTGACTCCAGGCGCTATCTTCGTCGTGGGTGTGGTGGGCTTCGTCGTTGACAACCAGGAGCGGGCCGCCCCGCTTGATGATCCGCTTATCAAAATCCTCAATCGCGTTGGGAGTCGCGGGCGGCCTGGGGCCAAGCATCGCCGCCATTTCGTCGGGTTCATCCGACTCGCCGGCCTCGTCGTTATCGGCGTGCAGTTGGTCAACGTTCGTCAGGTATAGGAACGAGAATTTATTAACTGTCCGAAATAGGCTTGCGCATTTTTTGCCCTTGATCTGTTTCGTTCAAAGCGTTAGGCTTGACAGGAACGGTTAGACTCCCGGACTTGATTTGGAGCGAAATGATGCAGCCCTATCCCCCTGAGATTGAGCAGACGATGAAGAAGTACTATGCCACGCTCTCCGAAAAAGACCGGCGGCGCTATGCGGCCGTGGAAGCGCTGAAATTGGGACACGGCGGACAAGGCTACATCGCC
Coding sequences within:
- a CDS encoding DEAD/DEAH box helicase family protein, with the protein product MKGKKCASLFRTVNKFSFLYLTNVDQLHADNDEAGESDEPDEMAAMLGPRPPATPNAIEDFDKRIIKRGGPLLVVNDEAHHTHDEDSAWSQIIRRLYESVRGGLTAQLDFTATPRYQKGSLFSWTVSDYPLKQAIIDGIVKRPVKGLTSGIHEITSLVASTRYKAYLTAGANRWREYRDQLAPLGKKPILFVMMNDTSEADDVADYLQKTYPSEFGGDKLLTLHTNRSGEIAKGDLDTARQAARDVDMAASPVNAIVSVLMLREGWDVQNVTVIVGLRPYTSKANILPEQTIGRGLRLMFRNSTIGYTERVDVIGNKKFIEFVEDLERQEGLELETFQVGKDKLEIVTIQPDPAKLDKDIALPTLSP